The following proteins are encoded in a genomic region of Burkholderia stabilis:
- the rpoN gene encoding RNA polymerase factor sigma-54, with protein MSVTLALQMRQHLALTPRLQQSLRLLQLSSLEFQQELRQALYLNPFLEDGLSDDETAAEPAVQAAEAAVPEATPEVRDDVRPPDGEVPYTAAPAPRGSGSQHDDAGGLLPGEWMAAEPSLHQQLHDALRLYPLNRRDREAARIVIDALDDDGYLRQELPELVAAADPALLLSEQDLAVALRLVQMLDRPGIAARSLSECLMLQLDAMPAGTPALAEAKAIAREHLERLARRETAEIQRRVGCHQQALHAACALVRGLDPRPGDHYGSTRGDYVVPDVIVRQVRDDWIVTINPAVLPRARLHERYATLFAQSSGERDSPLGQQLQEARWLIRNVQKRFDTIQRVGECIVARQRDFFRYGEIAMKPLVLRDIAEELDLHESTVSRATGNKYMATPHGTFEFKHFFPRKLEVAGKGVCSASAAKVLIRDMIAAERHTDPLSDVTLAQNLAGRGILLARRTVTKYRQAMKIPAADLRRRDAA; from the coding sequence ATGTCCGTCACGCTTGCGTTGCAGATGCGGCAGCATCTGGCACTTACGCCGAGGCTTCAGCAGTCGCTGCGGCTGCTGCAGTTGTCCTCGCTCGAATTTCAACAGGAATTGCGGCAGGCGCTTTATCTGAATCCGTTTCTCGAAGATGGCCTGAGCGACGACGAGACGGCTGCCGAGCCGGCCGTGCAGGCGGCCGAAGCCGCCGTGCCCGAAGCGACGCCCGAAGTACGCGACGACGTGCGGCCGCCGGACGGCGAGGTGCCGTACACGGCTGCGCCCGCACCGCGCGGCTCGGGCAGTCAGCATGACGATGCGGGCGGCCTTTTGCCCGGCGAATGGATGGCGGCCGAGCCTTCGTTGCATCAGCAACTGCACGACGCGTTGCGGCTTTACCCGCTGAACAGACGCGACCGCGAAGCCGCACGCATCGTGATCGACGCACTCGACGACGACGGCTACCTGCGTCAGGAACTACCGGAACTCGTCGCCGCGGCCGATCCCGCGCTGCTGCTCTCCGAACAGGATCTCGCGGTCGCGCTGCGGCTCGTGCAGATGCTCGACCGCCCGGGCATCGCCGCACGCTCGCTGTCCGAATGCCTGATGCTGCAACTCGACGCGATGCCGGCCGGCACGCCGGCGCTCGCGGAAGCGAAGGCAATCGCGCGCGAGCACCTCGAACGGCTCGCACGGCGCGAGACGGCCGAGATCCAGCGGCGCGTCGGTTGCCATCAGCAGGCGCTGCATGCGGCGTGCGCGCTCGTGCGCGGGCTCGATCCACGCCCCGGCGATCACTACGGCAGCACGCGCGGCGACTACGTCGTGCCCGACGTGATCGTGCGCCAGGTGCGCGACGACTGGATCGTGACGATCAACCCGGCTGTGCTGCCGCGCGCGCGCCTGCACGAGCGTTATGCGACGCTGTTCGCGCAGTCGAGCGGCGAACGCGATTCGCCGCTCGGCCAGCAGCTTCAGGAGGCGCGCTGGCTGATCCGCAACGTTCAGAAGCGCTTCGACACGATCCAGCGGGTCGGCGAATGCATCGTCGCGCGGCAACGCGATTTCTTCCGCTACGGCGAGATCGCGATGAAGCCGCTCGTGCTGCGCGACATCGCCGAAGAACTCGACCTGCACGAATCGACGGTGTCGCGCGCGACGGGCAACAAGTACATGGCGACGCCGCACGGCACGTTCGAGTTCAAGCACTTCTTCCCGCGCAAGCTCGAGGTGGCGGGCAAGGGCGTGTGCTCGGCGTCGGCCGCGAAGGTGCTGATCCGCGACATGATCGCGGCCGAGCGGCACACCGATCCGCTGTCAGACGTGACGCTCGCGCAGAATCTCGCCGGGCGCGGCATTCTGCTCGCGCGCCGGACGGTGACCAAGTACCGCCAGGCGATGAAGATCCCGGCGGCCGACCTGCGGCGGCGGGACGCCGCGTGA
- a CDS encoding DUF3008 family protein, with translation MPAKSQARQPAAGAALSARHGDTNMKGLTPPAKSMASSTNDKAREEMASAEARRKPGHEHDA, from the coding sequence ATGCCAGCGAAATCGCAAGCCCGGCAGCCTGCCGCCGGGGCCGCACTGTCGGCCCGGCACGGCGACACGAACATGAAGGGCCTCACCCCGCCGGCGAAGTCGATGGCTAGCTCGACGAACGACAAGGCGCGCGAGGAAATGGCTTCCGCAGAGGCCCGACGCAAACCCGGGCACGAGCACGATGCGTGA
- a CDS encoding DUF1328 family protein has protein sequence MLRYAVIFFIIAIIAAVLGFGGIAAGAAEIAKILFYIFVVIFLVTLLLGVVRR, from the coding sequence ATGCTTCGATATGCCGTCATCTTCTTCATCATCGCGATCATCGCGGCCGTGCTCGGCTTCGGCGGCATTGCAGCCGGTGCGGCCGAGATCGCGAAGATCCTGTTCTACATCTTCGTCGTGATCTTCCTGGTCACGTTGCTGCTGGGCGTCGTGCGCCGATGA
- a CDS encoding entericidin A/B family lipoprotein has product MTKLIALFLVAGSAFLAGCNTVAGAGEDISKGGQAIHNTAEQAK; this is encoded by the coding sequence ATGACGAAACTCATCGCTCTGTTTCTGGTCGCCGGTAGTGCTTTTCTCGCGGGCTGCAACACCGTTGCGGGCGCGGGTGAAGATATTTCGAAGGGCGGCCAGGCCATCCACAACACGGCCGAACAAGCCAAATAA
- a CDS encoding STAS/SEC14 domain-containing protein, with product MILYHTEPDSPVVEITVEGKITDHDLREAIERMRGDLELNGKTRVLERIEHFTGIEPKALWTDITLGVPVARKVTRAAVVSDAGWIRASMHLARFFVKAEVKAFHVDELEQARVWVNA from the coding sequence ATGATCCTCTATCACACCGAGCCCGACTCGCCTGTCGTCGAAATTACCGTCGAAGGAAAAATCACCGACCACGATCTGCGCGAAGCCATCGAGCGCATGCGCGGCGATCTCGAACTGAACGGCAAGACCCGCGTGCTCGAACGCATCGAGCATTTCACCGGCATCGAGCCGAAGGCACTGTGGACCGATATCACGCTTGGCGTCCCGGTGGCCCGCAAGGTCACGCGCGCCGCGGTGGTGTCCGACGCGGGCTGGATCCGTGCATCGATGCATCTGGCGCGGTTCTTCGTCAAGGCCGAGGTCAAGGCGTTCCACGTCGACGAGCTGGAGCAGGCGCGCGTCTGGGTCAACGCCTGA
- a CDS encoding LysR family transcriptional regulator, whose protein sequence is MPASDFKAIATFAKAVELGSIRQAALAQGVTPQAASQAIAQLEQRLGVRLLHRTTRSLALTEEGQRFLENTQPALDALDRALVLARESKDEIAGPLRIVGPKSSFAAILMPLLDEFCREHPGIQPDVQLDDGIGNWVLDRVDVGFRIGASASEGVIGRQLFPIQMIVCATPEYLDAHDTPSTLDDLAVHRCAVFRHPGTGKVAPWYLSVDGKLEHRQMSPAFSTNDSELEVQAVLAGQVMGQLAGFSAVRHIRAGRLVPVLLQHMSTHIGLHLYYGSRTALPKRVRAFLDLAFERLHDCTDYVLSDKELERFKSRSKRSIRGR, encoded by the coding sequence ATGCCCGCCAGCGACTTCAAGGCCATCGCGACCTTTGCCAAAGCAGTGGAACTCGGCAGCATCCGGCAGGCGGCGCTTGCCCAAGGCGTCACGCCCCAGGCGGCAAGTCAGGCTATCGCGCAACTGGAGCAGCGCCTCGGCGTCCGGCTATTGCATCGAACGACGCGCAGCCTCGCCCTTACCGAGGAAGGCCAGCGGTTTCTGGAGAACACGCAGCCCGCACTGGACGCACTGGACCGGGCGCTGGTCCTGGCGCGGGAGTCCAAGGACGAGATCGCGGGGCCGTTGCGTATCGTTGGGCCGAAATCGTCGTTCGCCGCCATCCTCATGCCGCTGCTCGACGAATTCTGTCGCGAGCACCCCGGTATTCAGCCGGATGTCCAGCTTGATGACGGCATCGGCAACTGGGTGCTGGATCGCGTCGATGTCGGCTTCAGGATCGGCGCGTCAGCCAGCGAAGGCGTCATCGGCCGGCAGCTCTTTCCGATCCAGATGATCGTGTGCGCGACGCCTGAATATCTCGACGCACACGACACGCCGTCGACACTGGATGACCTCGCGGTGCATCGTTGTGCCGTGTTCCGGCATCCCGGCACGGGCAAGGTGGCGCCCTGGTATTTGAGCGTCGACGGCAAGCTCGAACATCGGCAGATGTCTCCGGCGTTTTCGACGAACGACTCCGAGCTTGAAGTGCAAGCCGTGCTTGCCGGGCAAGTGATGGGGCAACTGGCAGGGTTCTCGGCGGTACGCCACATCCGGGCCGGACGACTGGTGCCGGTTCTCCTGCAGCACATGAGCACGCACATCGGCCTGCATCTTTATTACGGAAGCCGAACTGCGTTGCCCAAGCGCGTGCGGGCATTCCTGGATCTCGCCTTCGAGCGCCTGCATGACTGCACCGATTACGTACTGTCCGACAAGGAACTGGAGCGATTCAAGTCGCGGTCGAAGCGATCGATCCGCGGGCGATAG
- a CDS encoding aldo/keto reductase, whose amino-acid sequence MQDVTLNNGMKMPILGYGVFQIADEAECERCVVDAVQAGYRLIDTAASYRNEAAVGRGLERCGVPRDQLFVTSKLWVEDAGYEQARVAIDKSLKRLGLDYLDLFLIHQPFSDVHGAWRAMEEAHRAGKLRAIGLSNFHPDRLMDIACFNEVPPAVNQIEVNPFHQQDESVDFMRGLGVQPEAWAPFAEGRNNLFENAQLAAIAQRHGKTVGQVVLRWVVQRGIVALAKSVRKERMLENLAVFDFELSTEDMQAIATLETGTSSFFSHRDPAIVKWMSERKLGL is encoded by the coding sequence ATGCAGGATGTGACACTGAACAACGGGATGAAGATGCCGATCCTCGGCTACGGCGTCTTTCAGATTGCCGACGAGGCGGAATGCGAGCGCTGCGTCGTCGATGCGGTACAGGCAGGCTACCGCCTGATCGACACCGCTGCGTCCTACCGGAACGAGGCGGCTGTCGGGCGCGGCCTCGAACGTTGCGGGGTGCCGCGTGACCAGCTTTTCGTCACCAGCAAGCTGTGGGTCGAGGACGCCGGTTACGAGCAGGCGAGGGTGGCCATCGACAAGTCGCTGAAGCGTCTGGGCCTCGACTACCTCGACCTGTTTCTGATCCATCAACCGTTCTCGGACGTTCACGGCGCGTGGAGAGCGATGGAAGAGGCGCATCGTGCCGGCAAGCTGCGCGCGATCGGCCTGAGTAACTTCCACCCGGATCGCCTCATGGACATCGCGTGTTTCAACGAGGTGCCGCCAGCGGTCAACCAGATCGAAGTCAACCCGTTCCACCAGCAGGACGAAAGCGTCGACTTCATGCGCGGGCTCGGCGTTCAGCCAGAGGCGTGGGCGCCCTTCGCCGAAGGGCGCAACAACCTGTTCGAAAACGCGCAGCTCGCGGCGATTGCGCAGCGCCACGGCAAGACCGTGGGGCAAGTCGTGTTGCGATGGGTGGTTCAGCGGGGCATCGTCGCGCTGGCGAAGTCCGTGCGAAAGGAGCGAATGCTGGAAAATCTGGCCGTGTTCGACTTTGAATTGTCCACGGAAGACATGCAGGCCATCGCCACGCTGGAGACCGGCACGAGCAGTTTCTTCTCCCATCGCGATCCGGCGATCGTGAAGTGGATGAGCGAACGAAAACTCGGCCTCTGA
- a CDS encoding sugar transporter: MATPDAVSSGQSWQGVIALALTAFIFNTTEFVPVALLGAIGDSLHMQPTDVGLMLTIYAWTVAVVSLPLTLATRHVGRRKLLTWALLVFIGSHIVTGVAWNFAVLMVGRLGIACAHAVFWSISVPLAVRLAPIDRKSRALGMLAMGTSIAMVAGIPLGRVIGEAFGWRVTFLIIAGAAGIALLLLRATLPALPSQGAGSLSSIGVFLRKPALVALYAITVLVVSAHFTSYTYIEPFVQSVNHASSSRITYVLILFGIAGMPAAICFNRVYPREPDKFLLASIVTLSGCLLILFPCALNIVTLSVHTLVWGGAIVCFGLAMQAWVLKLAPEGTDLAVSIFSGLYNVGIGAGALLGNHIAGDFGLPWIGTFGGVVGALAVGIAWLALRLHAKRETA; the protein is encoded by the coding sequence ATGGCCACACCGGACGCCGTCAGCTCCGGGCAATCGTGGCAGGGCGTAATCGCCCTGGCCCTGACTGCCTTCATCTTCAATACCACCGAGTTCGTGCCGGTCGCGCTGCTTGGCGCGATCGGCGACAGCCTTCACATGCAGCCGACCGACGTCGGGCTGATGCTGACGATCTACGCGTGGACCGTCGCCGTCGTATCCCTGCCGCTGACGCTGGCCACGCGTCACGTCGGGCGCCGCAAGCTGCTGACCTGGGCGTTGCTGGTGTTCATCGGCAGCCATATCGTCACCGGCGTCGCGTGGAATTTCGCGGTGCTGATGGTCGGCCGGCTCGGCATCGCGTGCGCGCACGCGGTGTTCTGGTCGATTTCCGTCCCGCTGGCCGTGCGGCTCGCGCCGATCGACCGCAAAAGCCGCGCGCTCGGCATGCTCGCGATGGGCACGTCGATCGCGATGGTCGCCGGCATTCCGCTCGGGCGCGTGATCGGCGAGGCGTTCGGCTGGCGCGTCACGTTCCTGATCATTGCGGGCGCGGCGGGCATCGCGTTGCTGCTGCTGCGCGCGACGTTGCCCGCGCTGCCGAGCCAGGGCGCCGGGTCCCTCAGCAGCATCGGCGTGTTCCTGCGCAAGCCGGCGCTGGTTGCGCTGTACGCGATCACGGTGCTCGTCGTGTCCGCGCATTTCACGTCGTACACGTATATCGAGCCCTTCGTCCAGAGCGTGAACCACGCGAGCAGCAGCCGGATCACGTATGTGCTGATCCTGTTCGGCATCGCCGGGATGCCGGCTGCGATCTGCTTCAATCGCGTCTATCCGCGCGAGCCGGACAAGTTCCTGCTGGCGTCGATCGTCACGTTGTCGGGATGCCTGCTGATCCTGTTTCCGTGTGCGCTGAACATCGTCACGCTGTCGGTGCATACGCTGGTCTGGGGCGGGGCGATCGTCTGTTTCGGCCTCGCGATGCAGGCATGGGTGCTGAAGCTGGCGCCGGAGGGGACCGATCTCGCGGTATCGATTTTCTCCGGGCTGTACAACGTCGGCATCGGCGCGGGCGCGCTCCTCGGCAACCATATCG